The proteins below come from a single Pristiophorus japonicus isolate sPriJap1 chromosome 18, sPriJap1.hap1, whole genome shotgun sequence genomic window:
- the LOC139229022 gene encoding beta-1,3-galactosyl-O-glycosyl-glycoprotein beta-1,6-N-acetylglucosaminyltransferase-like: MWKCKRFLRQSPIILVLTCVTFLVLILFARKGLVTNDQERFPEKSQDFMWDGSLSTSGAHNIRCSELEVSAESLYDVNCTAVLQGEVRAIKRSQLLKAQHKAVTHNDSYYADATKNCENFIRSRKYITFALSKQEEQVPIAYSVVIHQRADQFERLLRTIYTPQNIYCVHIDNKSSIGFKTVVRNIASCFPNVFIAGRLENIVYGSWSRVQADLNCMEELLARHLTWKYFINLCGMDFPIKTNLEIVHQLQDLKGSNSLESESAAEGKRLRWKYHFNVVNGKMVKTNVMKKPIFTVASIFSGSAYMVVSRPFVEHIFKDPKAKQLIEWSKDTYSPDEFIWATLQRMPGIPSSEPSHPKYDVSDMRSVARLVKWKYLEGDVTKGKPYPLCTGSHRRSVCVYGAGDLNWILQHHHLFANKFDTDVDPIALQCLEQYIRQKTLLGCSTQNLYRIF, from the coding sequence ATGTGGAAATGTAAACGGTTTCTACGGCAGTCCCCCATAATCCTTGTGTTGACTTGCGTCACCTTTTTAGTACTGATCCTATTTGCCAGAAAGGGCCTTGTAACCAACGATCAAGAGCGGTTTCCTGAGAAAAGCCAAGATTTTATGTGGGATGGCAGCCTTTCCACGTCTGGTGCTCACAATATAAGGTGTTCAGAGCTGGAGGTATCGGCAGAATCTCTTTATGATGTAAACTGTACAGCTGTTCTCCAAGGGGAAGTCAGGGCAATCAAAAGAAGTCAATTATTGAAGGCACAGCATAAGGCAGTAACTCACAATGATTCCTATTATGCTGATGCCACAAAAAACTGTGAGAATTTCATAAGGAGCAGAAAGTACATCACATTTGCCCTCAGTAAGCAAGAGGAGCAAGTTCCAATTGCTTATTCTGTCGTCATTCATCAAAGAGCTGACCAGTTTGAAAGACTGTTGAGGACAATCTACACACCCCAGAATATTTACTGTGTACATATTGACAACAAATCGTCCATTGGTTTCAAAACTGTGGTTCGCAACATCGCATCCTGTTTCCCAAATGTTTTTATTGCAGGGAGATTGGAGAATATTGTTTATGGCTCCTGGTCCAGGGTTCAGGCAGACCTGAACTGTATGGAGGAGCTGCTGGCAAGGCATTTAACCTGGAAGTACTTCATCAATCTGTGTGGCATGGATTTTCCCATCAAAACCAACTTGGAGATTGTCCACCAGCTACAGGATTTAAAAGGGAGCAACAGTTTAGAATCTGAAAGTGCTGCGGAGGGGAAACGGTTGCGTTGGAAATATCATTTCAATGTGGTCAATGGGAAAATGGTAAAGACGAATGTGATGAAGAAACCAATATTTACCGTGGCCTCCATATTCTCAGGCAGTGCCTACATGGTGGTCAGTAGACCATTTGTTGAGCACATCTTCAAGGACCCAAAAGCAAAGCAACTTATTGAATGGTCAAAAGATACATATAGCCCTGATGAGTTCATCTGGGCCACTCTACAGAGGATGCCCGGCATTCCTAGTTCCGAACCTTCACATCCCAAGTATGATGTGAGTGATATGAGGTCAGTGGCCAGGCTGGTGAAGTGGAAATATTTAGAAGGTGATGTAACGAAAGGGAAACCCTACCCATTGTGCACTGGTTCCCATCGAAGGTCAGTCTGTGTTTATGGGGCTGGTGATTTGAACTGGATACTTCAGCATCATCATCTGTTTGCCAATAAATTTGATACAGATGTGGATCCAATTGCACTTCAGTGCCTGGAGCAGTACATACGGCAGAAAACCCTGTTGGGCTGCAGCACACAAAACTTGTATCGCATCTTCTAA